The following coding sequences are from one Bradyrhizobium sp. WSM471 window:
- a CDS encoding response regulator transcription factor — protein sequence MNEITATGISVLLVDDHPIVRQGYRRVLESQGDLHVVAEADNAADAYGAFKARDPDVVLLDISMPGASGLEAIRNIRARSPRARILVFTMHNEAVLVKAAFNAGASGFVTKSSEPSAVVAAIRSVARGERAMSDDIAHILAEDSLSAGSALDQLGEREIEILRQFAGGATTEQIAAHLNLSVKTVQNYHYLIKTKTGARTDAQLVRLAANCGLTKI from the coding sequence CGATCGTGCGGCAAGGCTATCGGCGCGTGCTGGAAAGCCAGGGCGATCTGCATGTCGTGGCGGAAGCCGACAACGCCGCGGATGCCTACGGCGCCTTCAAGGCGCGCGATCCCGACGTGGTCTTGCTGGATATCTCGATGCCCGGCGCGAGCGGGCTGGAAGCCATCCGCAACATCCGCGCGCGCAGCCCGCGGGCGCGGATCCTCGTGTTCACCATGCACAACGAAGCCGTGCTGGTGAAGGCAGCCTTCAATGCCGGCGCCAGCGGCTTCGTCACCAAGAGCAGCGAGCCGTCCGCGGTCGTCGCCGCGATCCGCAGCGTTGCCCGCGGCGAGCGCGCCATGAGCGACGACATCGCGCACATCCTGGCGGAGGACAGCCTGTCGGCGGGCTCGGCGCTGGATCAACTGGGCGAGCGCGAGATCGAGATCCTGCGCCAGTTCGCCGGCGGTGCCACGACCGAACAGATCGCAGCGCATCTCAATCTCAGCGTCAAGACGGTGCAGAACTATCACTATCTGATCAAGACCAAGACCGGCGCACGCACGGATGCGCAGCTGGTGCGGCTGGCAGCCAATTGTGGGCTGACAAAGATCTAG
- a CDS encoding MBL fold metallo-hydrolase, with protein sequence MCVRLDLSTSANLDGSRSRPRSRCMSCTTTGDDSMNIRDSLLAALIASSVFATGLTGSAAAEAKDQITILYDAFGTDEAMTKDWGFSALVEIAGKRILFDTGNDPEIFAANVKAKGVDLSDLDFVVLSHRHSDHMAGLSYLLSINPTVKIYAPKEGFGIYGSSLPSGFYRKDEALPPEMRYYAGKPPAVMKFGTAWAHANFELIDQTTEIAPGITLISLISDAPGTRELKELSLAVNTADGMVLLVGCSHPGIERIVEAATGINPRIHLVAGGFHLVVAPDEAIAKVVTALKDRFKVDSVAPGHCTGEPTFAALKKAFGDNYLYAGLGTSIPVATVAGVNVRRGEGPTLDDLATYRKLAGREDPFGILRLRSSHLAPAL encoded by the coding sequence ATGTGTGTCCGGCTCGATCTTTCGACGAGCGCCAATTTGGACGGCTCTCGGAGCCGCCCTCGTTCCCGTTGTATGTCTTGCACGACAACAGGAGACGATTCCATGAACATCAGGGACAGCCTTCTTGCCGCACTGATCGCCTCCAGCGTTTTCGCGACCGGGCTTACGGGAAGCGCGGCAGCTGAGGCGAAAGACCAGATCACCATTCTCTATGACGCCTTCGGCACAGATGAGGCGATGACAAAGGACTGGGGTTTCTCCGCCCTTGTCGAAATCGCGGGAAAACGCATCCTGTTCGATACGGGTAACGATCCCGAAATCTTCGCGGCGAACGTGAAGGCCAAGGGAGTTGATCTCTCGGACCTCGACTTTGTCGTTCTGTCGCACCGCCACTCCGATCACATGGCGGGCTTGTCCTACCTCCTGAGCATCAATCCGACCGTCAAGATCTACGCGCCAAAGGAAGGATTTGGCATCTACGGCTCGTCTCTGCCGTCCGGCTTCTACCGCAAGGACGAGGCCTTGCCGCCGGAGATGCGGTACTATGCAGGCAAGCCGCCCGCGGTGATGAAGTTCGGCACGGCATGGGCCCATGCGAACTTCGAACTGATCGATCAGACCACCGAGATCGCTCCCGGTATCACACTTATCTCGCTGATTTCCGACGCACCGGGCACGAGAGAACTCAAAGAGCTGTCCTTGGCTGTCAACACGGCCGACGGCATGGTCCTTCTGGTCGGTTGCTCGCACCCCGGGATCGAGCGCATCGTCGAAGCGGCGACGGGTATCAATCCCAGGATTCATCTCGTCGCGGGAGGATTTCATCTGGTCGTCGCACCTGACGAAGCTATCGCGAAAGTCGTTACCGCCCTCAAGGACAGGTTCAAGGTGGACAGCGTAGCCCCGGGACATTGCACCGGTGAGCCGACTTTTGCCGCGCTCAAGAAGGCTTTCGGCGACAACTATCTCTACGCAGGCCTCGGCACGTCGATTCCGGTTGCAACGGTTGCGGGCGTGAATGTCAGACGCGGGGAAGGTCCGACGCTTGACGACCTTGCGACCTATCGCAAACTCGCGGGGCGCGAAGACCCGTTCGGCATATTGCGCTTGCGCAGCTCGCATTTGGCACCCGCGCTTTAG
- a CDS encoding calcium-binding protein gives MHHLPNDTIAVTLPDFGQSMTVLGDPGLATDDWGGNDALTAAISSLNSNVTLVGEDLAAMHGNSHGGNDSLVVSVDGGWDNAVAVGDAQSMADNTRGGNDTLNVDAHNSLYTNVYLYGDVQGDMSGNAGGGNDTLTASTGWRSFGSLSGDAGGAMSGNAHGGNDTLSATDYGINGGGDALSGDATGAMTDNAVGGNDILTFAASSDAQLGGGSLSGDSGTSMSDNAQGGNDILTAVVDGERAAFSTTLYGDAPTMSGNAHGGNDSLTGGSSPDRLAGDAMSYAPSSPGSITGGTDTLNGGGGNDLLWGGPNNDTFVFNTGSGQDIINDFNQGNQAVGSTTTEHDVINLHDYGFADWAAVSSLIGDNSAGDAVIHLTANDTITLDGVHTAALHPTDFVI, from the coding sequence ATGCACCACCTGCCAAACGACACTATCGCAGTCACCCTGCCGGACTTCGGTCAATCCATGACCGTGCTCGGAGATCCCGGGTTGGCAACCGATGACTGGGGCGGAAACGATGCGCTGACGGCAGCCATATCGAGTCTCAACTCGAACGTGACGCTCGTTGGGGAAGACCTGGCGGCCATGCATGGCAATTCTCACGGAGGAAACGACAGTCTCGTGGTGAGCGTGGATGGCGGCTGGGATAATGCCGTTGCCGTTGGCGATGCCCAATCCATGGCGGACAACACTCGGGGCGGTAACGACACCCTCAATGTCGATGCCCACAACTCGCTCTACACCAATGTTTATCTCTATGGCGATGTCCAAGGTGACATGTCGGGCAACGCGGGAGGCGGAAATGACACACTGACGGCGTCGACCGGATGGAGATCGTTCGGATCGCTCAGCGGGGACGCTGGTGGCGCCATGAGCGGCAATGCGCACGGCGGGAATGATACGCTGAGCGCGACGGACTATGGGATAAATGGCGGCGGCGACGCACTCAGCGGCGATGCCACTGGCGCCATGACCGACAACGCGGTCGGCGGAAACGACATCCTGACCTTTGCGGCGAGCAGCGACGCCCAGCTCGGAGGAGGAAGCCTGTCGGGCGATTCCGGAACGTCCATGTCCGACAATGCCCAGGGCGGGAACGATATCCTCACCGCCGTCGTCGATGGCGAGCGAGCTGCTTTCAGCACGACGTTGTACGGCGACGCTCCCACAATGTCGGGCAATGCTCACGGCGGGAACGACAGCCTCACCGGGGGATCGAGCCCCGATCGCCTGGCGGGCGATGCGATGAGCTACGCTCCTTCATCACCCGGCTCGATCACCGGAGGCACGGATACCCTAAACGGTGGCGGCGGCAATGATCTCCTGTGGGGCGGCCCGAACAACGACACGTTCGTCTTCAACACGGGCTCCGGCCAGGACATCATCAACGACTTCAATCAAGGCAACCAGGCTGTCGGCAGCACCACCACCGAACACGACGTGATCAACCTGCATGACTACGGCTTCGCAGACTGGGCAGCCGTCTCCAGCCTCATCGGCGACAATAGCGCCGGCGATGCCGTGATCCACCTCACCGCCAACGATACGATCACGTTGGACGGCGTGCACACGGCGGCGCTTCACCCAACGGACTTCGTCATCTGA
- a CDS encoding TetR family transcriptional regulator produces the protein MNEAVILTPERILEVTEDVLRRYGLAKATVVDVARALDVSHGSVYRHFPSKASLREAVAKRWLDRIDAPLRQLAEEQGPAPARLDRWLRTLFAAKRSRVLDDPEMFETYLTLAREACAAVKCHKDTMIDQIAAILTDGVKQGVFEVDDVKATARAIFDATVRFHHPAHADEWKDADLSARVDATLALVLRGLKAA, from the coding sequence ATGAACGAAGCCGTTATCTTGACGCCGGAGCGGATCCTCGAAGTCACCGAGGACGTGCTGCGGCGTTACGGACTCGCCAAGGCCACAGTGGTCGACGTGGCCCGTGCGCTCGATGTGAGCCACGGCAGCGTCTACCGCCATTTCCCGAGCAAGGCCTCGCTGCGCGAGGCCGTCGCCAAACGCTGGCTGGACCGCATCGACGCGCCATTACGCCAGCTTGCCGAAGAGCAGGGCCCGGCCCCGGCGCGACTCGACCGCTGGCTGCGCACCCTGTTCGCCGCCAAGCGTTCGCGCGTGCTCGACGATCCCGAGATGTTCGAGACCTATCTGACCCTGGCGCGCGAGGCCTGTGCAGCCGTCAAGTGTCACAAGGACACCATGATCGACCAGATCGCGGCGATCCTGACCGACGGCGTGAAGCAGGGCGTGTTCGAGGTGGACGACGTCAAGGCCACCGCGCGCGCCATTTTCGATGCCACCGTCCGCTTCCACCATCCGGCCCACGCCGACGAATGGAAGGATGCCGATCTCTCGGCGCGCGTCGATGCGACGCTCGCGCTGGTGTTGCGCGGGCTGAAGGCGGCGTGA
- the purB gene encoding adenylosuccinate lyase: protein MIPRYTRPEMASIWEPQTRFKIWFEIEAHAADALAELGTIPKEAARTVWAKAKDATFDVARIDEIERETKHDVIAFLTHLAEIVGPEARFVHQGMTSSDVLDTCLNVQLTRAADLLLADLDKVLAALKKRALEHKMTPTIGRSHGIHAEPVTFGLKLAYAYAEFSRAKERLIAARKEVATCAISGAVGTFAQIDPRVEQHVAKAMGLVPEPISTQVIPRDRHAMYFSTLGVIASSVERFAVEIRHMQRTEVLEAEEFFSEGQKGSSAMPHKRNPVLSENLSGLSRMVRAYVTPALENVVLWHERDISHSSAERMMGPDATVTLDFALVRLAGLIDKLLVYPANMQKNLDRLGGLVHSQRVLLALTQKGASREDAYKLVQRNAMPVWRGEGDFLQLLKKDAEVKKYLTDAEIEEQFDLGYHFKHVDTIFKRVFGES, encoded by the coding sequence ATGATCCCCCGCTATACCCGCCCGGAAATGGCCTCGATCTGGGAGCCGCAGACCCGGTTCAAGATCTGGTTCGAGATCGAGGCGCATGCGGCGGACGCCCTTGCCGAGCTCGGCACGATTCCCAAGGAGGCCGCCAGGACGGTCTGGGCCAAGGCCAAGGACGCCACTTTCGACGTCGCCCGCATCGACGAGATCGAGCGCGAGACCAAGCACGACGTCATCGCCTTCCTCACCCATCTTGCCGAGATCGTCGGCCCCGAGGCGCGCTTCGTCCATCAGGGCATGACGTCCTCCGACGTGCTCGACACCTGCCTCAACGTCCAGCTCACCCGCGCCGCCGACCTGCTGCTCGCCGACCTCGACAAGGTGCTGGCGGCGCTGAAGAAGCGCGCCCTCGAGCACAAGATGACGCCGACCATCGGCCGCAGTCACGGCATCCACGCAGAACCCGTGACCTTCGGCCTCAAGCTCGCTTATGCCTATGCGGAATTCTCTCGCGCCAAGGAGCGCCTGATCGCGGCGCGGAAGGAAGTCGCGACCTGCGCCATCTCCGGTGCGGTCGGCACTTTTGCCCAGATCGATCCGCGCGTCGAACAGCATGTTGCCAAGGCGATGGGTCTCGTGCCCGAGCCGATCTCGACGCAGGTCATTCCCCGCGACCGCCACGCGATGTATTTCTCGACGCTCGGCGTGATCGCGTCCTCGGTCGAGCGTTTTGCGGTGGAGATCCGCCACATGCAGCGCACCGAAGTGCTGGAAGCCGAGGAGTTCTTCTCCGAAGGGCAGAAGGGTTCGTCCGCGATGCCGCACAAGCGCAATCCGGTGCTCTCGGAAAACCTCTCCGGCTTGTCACGCATGGTGCGCGCCTATGTGACGCCGGCGCTGGAGAACGTCGTGCTCTGGCACGAGCGCGACATCTCGCACTCCTCTGCCGAGCGCATGATGGGCCCCGACGCGACGGTGACGCTGGACTTCGCGCTGGTCCGCCTCGCCGGCCTGATCGACAAGCTGTTGGTGTACCCCGCCAACATGCAGAAGAACCTCGACCGCCTCGGCGGCCTGGTGCATTCGCAGCGCGTTCTGCTGGCGCTGACGCAGAAGGGCGCAAGCCGCGAGGACGCCTACAAGCTCGTGCAGCGCAACGCCATGCCGGTCTGGCGCGGCGAAGGCGACTTCCTCCAGCTCCTGAAGAAAGACGCTGAGGTGAAGAAGTATCTCACCGACGCCGAGATCGAGGAGCAGTTCGACCTCGGCTATCACTTCAAGCACGTCGACACGATCTTCAAGCGCGTGTTCGGCGAAAGCTGA
- a CDS encoding M20 aminoacylase family protein: MPIVNRVAALSDEMAAWRHDFHENPELQYDVHRTAGIVADRLREFGCDEVVTGIGRTGVVGVIRGRKSASGKTIGLRADMDALPIMETSGVAYASKVPGKMHACGHDGHTAMLLGAAKYLAETRNFDGTAVVIFQPAEEGGGGGKAMVEDGLMTRWNIQEVYGMHNMPGLPEGHFATTPGAMLASSDNIQITVHGKGGHAGAGPHKSIDSVLIGAQIVNALQSIVARNVDPLKSAVISITQFHSGTAFNIIPEIAELGGTVRTLDPEVRDLVERRIGEVADSVARAYGGSAETKYTRMYPVTMNHAREAGLAADVARDIVGAERVNDKFIPMMGAEDFSFMLEARPGAMILVGMGDGNECHHPAYVFNDNILGHGASYWARLVETRMPAG; encoded by the coding sequence ATGCCCATCGTCAACCGCGTTGCCGCCCTCTCCGACGAAATGGCCGCCTGGCGCCATGACTTCCACGAGAACCCGGAGCTGCAATACGACGTCCACCGCACCGCCGGCATCGTCGCCGACCGCTTGCGCGAGTTCGGCTGCGACGAGGTGGTGACGGGCATCGGCCGCACCGGCGTCGTCGGTGTGATCCGCGGCCGCAAATCCGCCTCGGGCAAGACCATTGGCCTGCGCGCCGACATGGACGCGCTGCCGATCATGGAGACGTCGGGCGTCGCCTACGCCTCCAAGGTCCCCGGCAAGATGCACGCCTGCGGCCATGACGGCCACACCGCCATGCTGCTCGGCGCCGCCAAATATCTCGCCGAGACGCGCAATTTCGACGGCACGGCCGTGGTGATCTTCCAGCCGGCGGAAGAAGGCGGCGGCGGCGGCAAGGCGATGGTCGAGGACGGGCTGATGACGCGCTGGAACATCCAGGAGGTCTATGGCATGCACAACATGCCGGGCCTACCAGAAGGACATTTCGCGACCACGCCCGGCGCGATGCTCGCCTCCTCCGACAACATCCAGATCACGGTCCACGGCAAGGGCGGCCACGCCGGCGCGGGTCCGCACAAGTCCATCGACAGCGTGCTGATCGGCGCACAGATCGTCAACGCGCTGCAATCGATCGTCGCGCGCAACGTCGATCCGCTGAAATCCGCCGTCATCTCGATCACGCAATTCCACTCCGGCACGGCCTTCAACATCATCCCGGAGATCGCCGAACTCGGCGGCACCGTGCGCACACTCGATCCTGAAGTGCGCGATCTCGTCGAGCGCCGCATCGGCGAAGTCGCCGACAGCGTAGCACGCGCCTATGGCGGCTCGGCCGAGACGAAATACACGCGGATGTATCCGGTGACCATGAACCATGCGCGCGAGGCCGGCCTTGCCGCCGACGTCGCCCGCGACATCGTCGGTGCCGAGCGCGTCAACGACAAGTTCATTCCGATGATGGGCGCCGAAGACTTCTCCTTCATGCTGGAAGCGCGCCCCGGCGCGATGATCCTGGTCGGCATGGGCGACGGCAACGAGTGCCACCATCCGGCCTATGTCTTCAACGACAACATCCTGGGCCATGGCGCGTCCTATTGGGCGCGACTCGTCGAAACGCGGATGCCGGCGGGGTAG